A stretch of Nonomuraea africana DNA encodes these proteins:
- a CDS encoding MbtH family protein, with amino-acid sequence MREGQYRVVVNDEEQYSIWFADRPVPDGWREAGFAGDKQQCLDHIERVWTDMRPRSLREAMGR; translated from the coding sequence ATGCGCGAAGGCCAGTACAGGGTCGTGGTCAACGACGAGGAGCAGTACTCCATCTGGTTCGCCGACCGGCCGGTGCCTGACGGCTGGCGGGAGGCGGGCTTCGCGGGCGACAAGCAGCAGTGCCTGGACCACATCGAGCGAGTCTGGACCGACATGCGCCCCCGCAGCCTGCGTGAGGCCATGGGGCGGTAG
- a CDS encoding non-ribosomal peptide synthetase gives MSGSYVFPASYAQERLWFLSRFDPDVPVHHVNIVIDLPAGADHDRCARALAEMVRRHETLRTALAVEDGSLVQVVSAESPVTLAHTDLSGLPPERAEREFDALARADAGQPFELDRAPLWRARLVRLAEGDQRLVFVVHHAVFDATSGATFVNELLEIDAALAEGRPHRLPELAIQYADYAVWQREHLSQGVLAEQLDYWRDRLAGLPRDLGLPTDRPRPPVRGHAGAEYQLSLPAELVDGLEALGRRRGATLFMVLLAGFKALLARHADQYDVAVGSPVGGRDLPDVEPLIGMFINTLVLRTDLGGDPSFGELLDRVRVTVLEALDHAEAPFDRLVEALQPDRDPSRTPLFQVGFNLLPLGTRGRFSNGTAELDLSLDVVRSDEGAGIWVEYSTELFDEESIARLAGAYRLLLTAAAADPGLRLSELPLMTGEQRGRMLDDWTATAAPYPGLPLHDLVAEQAKRTPDAIAVRTMEGEEITYADLVTRAEALARLLAARGVGVESCVALCLPRDAGLVVALLAVLRAGAHYLPLDPAYPAERLAYLLSDSGAALLLTHSSLLDRLPDTRPAELLLDRCPPAPEGPLPTVTQDHLAYLIYTSGSTGRPKGVQVPHRGVVNLVTDVIRTLGGGSALLMTSLSFDIAALEIFTPLLSGGTLVVAPEDTARTPKLIRAAAAEVELVQLTPSVAGLALPELPPGLPRVICGGEPLPADLAAGLLEVAGELWNFYGPTETTIWSTAYQVPRGATTMLIGRAVANTTAYVVDRDLRPVPVGVPGELLLGGAGVTRGYHGRPGLTAERFVPDPFGTAGGRLYRTGDLVRWRTDGTLEYLGRLDDQVKVRGVRIEPDEVAAVLAEHPSVRRAVVTVREDAPGGRGLVAYLDWTGSAGPAGMTGELRAHLRSRLPEAMIPAAFVAVTAFPVMPSGKLDRAALPPPRAVEAERVEPRTPTEATLCAIWAELLGRQRVGVRDDFFASGGHSLLAVRLVGRVFEEFGVELPLRRCFEATTVEAQALAVLELRAGEAGPLDAPPIPPRADPSAPAPLSDAQRRLWIIDSLDPGNPAYTLSWAYRIEGSLDHAAMAAAFDALVDRHPVLTHVVTVDDGEPWQRPGPSRPALTISELTEPEADAVELAEAAFRFDLTTGPLVRALLIQVAEDEHRLVLTLHHILADRWSVAILLNELLELYAGGRPPEPRAGYADYVEWRREQPQGDDLAYWREALDGLPDLLDLPADRPRPALRAHEGRRLLFDLDRDLAGGLRALAAEQRATPFMALVAGLQALLSRYTGRLDIPLGTPMSVRPHPSLDGTVGLFLNTLVLRGDLSGRPSFTELLRRTRDRVLGAVEHAGLPFEVLVDELDVRRDLSRNPLFQVMLAYQNTPDLPGDGHGLKLERRDVRPGTAMFDLGFVVEERADGSLLCVMDYATDLFDDDRMRRLADHYRALLAAVVADPERAVADAALLTPAELAAIETANDTANDTAAAQPGGTLHELVAAQALRTPRAPALGFDGGPWWTYEEFAARVNRLARRLRALGAGCDQVVGVCLERGPDLVVAVHAVLAAGAAYLPLEPDHPRDRLAFMTADAGARLVISTGEASGALPGDVAHVLLDRDADAVGAEDAAPLDVGVPADALAYVIYTSGSTGRPKGVGVSHRAIVNRLRWMQDALALTEADRVLHKTPFSFDVSVWELFWPFMTGAGLAVARSGGHADPAYLAGLIQAESVTTAHFVPSMLDAFLEEPRLPDTLRRVVCSGEALSAELAARFHERLPDVELHNLYGPTEAAVDVSWHACRPGERTIPIGRPIANTRLEILDDRLNRVPVGVPGTLWIGGVQLARGYAGRAGLTAERFVPDPHGPPGARLYDTGDVARWRPDGEIEYLGRSDFQVKIRGMRVELGEIEAAMAALPGVRAAAAHAVEDGAGLRLVGYVVPEADPASPEAAPASREKSPELPKAAPGMPDAAFVAPAGGAVRVVGEAEAAGWREELAGRLPDHMIPTTWVLLDALPLTRSGKLDRQALPRPRHQAADAHAEPEGPAELAVAAAWREVLGLDQVSAHDNFFAVGGDSIRSLKVVARLRAAGYAVRLEQLFLHQTLGELAARLRPAQATEPQETQVAAFELLNPEDLALMLEGEAG, from the coding sequence GTGAGCGGCTCATACGTCTTTCCCGCCTCCTACGCGCAGGAACGCCTGTGGTTCCTGTCCAGGTTCGACCCCGACGTGCCCGTGCACCACGTCAACATCGTGATCGACCTGCCCGCGGGCGCCGACCACGACAGGTGCGCGAGGGCTCTGGCGGAGATGGTCAGGCGGCACGAGACGCTGCGCACGGCGCTGGCCGTCGAGGACGGGTCCCTCGTCCAGGTGGTCAGCGCCGAGTCGCCGGTCACGCTCGCCCACACCGACCTCAGCGGGCTGCCGCCCGAGCGGGCCGAGCGGGAGTTCGACGCGCTGGCGCGCGCCGACGCCGGTCAGCCGTTCGAGCTGGACCGGGCGCCGCTGTGGCGGGCGCGCCTGGTCCGGCTGGCCGAGGGCGACCAGCGGCTGGTGTTCGTCGTCCACCACGCGGTCTTCGACGCCACCTCGGGGGCCACCTTCGTCAACGAGCTGCTGGAGATCGACGCCGCGCTGGCGGAGGGGCGGCCGCACCGGCTGCCCGAGCTCGCGATCCAGTACGCCGACTACGCGGTGTGGCAGCGCGAGCACCTCTCCCAGGGCGTCCTGGCCGAGCAGCTCGACTACTGGCGCGACCGGCTGGCGGGGCTGCCGCGCGACCTGGGGCTGCCCACGGACCGGCCGCGCCCGCCCGTCCGCGGGCACGCGGGCGCCGAGTACCAGCTGAGCCTGCCTGCCGAGCTGGTCGACGGCCTGGAGGCGCTGGGCAGGCGGCGCGGCGCCACGCTGTTCATGGTGCTGCTGGCCGGGTTCAAGGCGCTGCTGGCCCGCCACGCCGACCAGTACGACGTCGCGGTGGGCTCGCCGGTGGGGGGCCGGGACCTGCCCGATGTCGAGCCGCTGATCGGCATGTTCATCAACACCCTTGTGCTGCGGACCGATCTCGGCGGCGACCCCTCCTTCGGCGAGCTGCTCGATCGGGTACGGGTGACCGTGCTCGAGGCGCTCGACCACGCCGAGGCGCCCTTCGACCGGCTGGTCGAGGCGCTCCAGCCGGACCGCGACCCCAGCCGCACCCCTCTCTTCCAGGTCGGCTTCAACCTGCTGCCGCTGGGGACGCGCGGGCGCTTCTCCAACGGCACGGCCGAGCTCGACCTGAGCCTGGACGTCGTCAGGTCGGACGAGGGAGCGGGCATCTGGGTCGAGTACAGCACCGAGCTGTTCGACGAGGAGAGCATCGCCCGCCTGGCCGGCGCCTACCGGCTGCTGCTCACCGCGGCGGCCGCCGATCCGGGGCTGCGGCTGTCGGAGCTGCCGCTGATGACCGGCGAGCAGCGCGGGCGGATGCTCGACGACTGGACGGCGACCGCCGCGCCGTACCCGGGGCTGCCGCTGCACGACCTGGTCGCCGAGCAGGCCAAGCGCACGCCCGACGCGATCGCCGTGCGGACCATGGAGGGCGAGGAGATCACCTACGCCGACCTGGTCACGCGGGCCGAGGCGCTGGCCAGGCTACTGGCCGCGCGCGGCGTGGGCGTCGAGTCGTGCGTCGCGCTGTGCCTGCCGCGCGACGCCGGCCTCGTCGTCGCGCTGCTCGCCGTCCTGCGGGCGGGCGCGCACTACCTGCCGCTCGACCCCGCCTACCCGGCCGAACGGCTCGCCTACCTGCTGTCCGACTCGGGCGCGGCGCTGCTGCTGACCCACTCGTCGCTCCTCGACCGCCTGCCCGACACGCGGCCGGCGGAGCTCCTGCTCGACCGGTGCCCGCCCGCGCCCGAGGGCCCGCTGCCCACCGTCACCCAGGACCACCTGGCCTACCTCATCTACACCTCCGGCTCGACGGGCCGGCCCAAGGGCGTGCAGGTGCCGCATCGCGGCGTGGTCAACCTGGTCACGGACGTCATCCGCACGCTGGGCGGCGGCAGCGCGCTGCTGATGACCTCGCTGTCGTTCGACATCGCCGCCCTGGAGATCTTCACCCCGCTGCTGTCGGGCGGCACGCTGGTGGTCGCGCCGGAGGACACCGCCCGCACCCCCAAGCTGATCCGCGCCGCCGCGGCCGAGGTGGAGCTGGTCCAGCTGACCCCGTCGGTGGCCGGTCTGGCGCTGCCCGAGCTGCCGCCGGGCCTGCCGCGCGTCATCTGCGGGGGCGAGCCGCTCCCCGCCGACCTGGCCGCGGGCCTCCTGGAGGTCGCGGGAGAGCTGTGGAACTTCTACGGCCCGACGGAGACCACCATCTGGTCGACCGCCTATCAGGTGCCGCGCGGCGCCACCACCATGCTCATCGGCAGAGCGGTGGCCAACACGACCGCGTACGTGGTGGACCGCGACCTGCGCCCGGTGCCCGTGGGCGTGCCGGGCGAGCTGCTGCTCGGCGGCGCGGGCGTGACCCGCGGCTACCACGGCCGTCCGGGGCTGACCGCCGAGCGGTTCGTGCCCGATCCCTTCGGCACGGCGGGCGGCCGCCTGTACCGCACGGGCGACCTCGTCCGATGGCGGACCGACGGGACACTGGAGTACCTGGGCCGCCTGGACGACCAGGTAAAGGTGCGCGGGGTGCGGATCGAGCCCGACGAGGTCGCCGCCGTCCTCGCCGAGCACCCCTCGGTACGGCGGGCGGTGGTGACGGTGCGCGAGGACGCCCCCGGCGGCCGCGGCCTGGTCGCCTACCTGGACTGGACGGGCTCGGCCGGCCCCGCCGGCATGACCGGCGAGCTGCGCGCACACCTGCGATCCAGGCTGCCCGAGGCGATGATCCCGGCCGCCTTCGTGGCGGTGACGGCCTTCCCCGTGATGCCCAGCGGCAAGCTCGACAGAGCGGCGCTCCCGCCGCCGCGGGCCGTCGAGGCCGAGCGGGTCGAGCCGCGCACCCCCACCGAGGCGACCCTGTGCGCGATCTGGGCCGAGCTGCTCGGCAGGCAGCGCGTGGGTGTGCGGGACGACTTCTTCGCCTCCGGCGGGCACTCGCTGCTGGCCGTGCGCCTGGTCGGCCGCGTCTTCGAGGAGTTCGGCGTGGAGCTGCCGCTGCGCCGCTGCTTCGAGGCGACCACCGTCGAGGCGCAGGCGCTGGCCGTACTGGAGCTGAGGGCGGGCGAAGCCGGCCCGCTCGATGCGCCGCCGATCCCGCCCCGAGCCGACCCTTCGGCGCCCGCGCCGCTGTCGGACGCCCAGCGCCGCCTGTGGATCATCGACAGCCTCGACCCCGGCAACCCGGCCTACACGCTGTCGTGGGCCTACCGGATCGAGGGCTCTCTCGACCACGCCGCCATGGCCGCGGCCTTCGACGCGCTCGTGGACCGGCACCCCGTCCTCACCCACGTGGTCACGGTCGACGACGGCGAGCCGTGGCAGCGCCCAGGACCCTCGCGCCCCGCGCTGACGATCAGCGAGTTGACCGAGCCGGAGGCGGACGCGGTCGAGCTCGCGGAGGCGGCCTTCCGCTTCGACCTCACCACCGGACCGCTGGTCCGCGCCCTGCTCATCCAGGTGGCCGAGGACGAGCACCGGCTGGTGCTGACCCTCCACCACATCCTGGCCGACCGCTGGTCGGTGGCCATCCTGCTCAACGAGCTGCTGGAGCTGTACGCGGGAGGGCGCCCGCCCGAGCCGCGCGCCGGCTACGCCGACTACGTGGAGTGGCGGCGCGAGCAGCCGCAGGGCGACGATCTCGCCTACTGGCGGGAGGCGCTCGACGGCCTGCCCGACCTGCTGGACCTGCCCGCCGACCGGCCGCGGCCGGCGCTGCGGGCCCACGAGGGCCGGCGGCTGCTGTTCGACCTGGACCGCGACCTCGCCGGCGGCCTGCGGGCGCTGGCCGCCGAGCAGCGGGCCACGCCGTTCATGGCGCTCGTGGCCGGCCTGCAGGCCCTGCTGTCCCGCTACACGGGACGGCTGGACATCCCGCTGGGCACGCCCATGTCGGTCAGGCCGCACCCCTCCCTCGACGGGACCGTCGGCCTCTTCCTCAACACACTGGTGCTGCGCGGCGACCTGTCGGGCCGGCCGAGCTTCACCGAGCTGCTGCGCCGCACCCGCGACCGGGTCCTCGGCGCCGTCGAGCACGCGGGCCTGCCCTTCGAGGTGCTGGTCGACGAGCTGGATGTCAGGCGGGACCTGTCGCGCAACCCCCTGTTCCAGGTCATGCTCGCCTACCAGAACACCCCCGACCTGCCGGGGGACGGCCACGGCCTGAAGCTGGAGCGCCGCGACGTCCGCCCCGGCACGGCCATGTTCGACCTCGGGTTCGTCGTCGAGGAGCGGGCGGACGGCTCACTGCTGTGCGTCATGGACTACGCCACCGACCTGTTCGACGACGACAGGATGCGCCGTCTGGCCGACCACTACCGTGCGCTGCTGGCGGCCGTGGTCGCCGACCCCGAACGCGCCGTCGCCGACGCCGCCCTGCTCACCCCTGCCGAGCTCGCGGCCATCGAGACGGCCAACGACACGGCAAACGACACGGCCGCCGCTCAACCGGGCGGCACCCTCCACGAGCTGGTGGCCGCTCAGGCCCTCCGCACCCCGCGCGCCCCCGCGCTGGGCTTCGACGGCGGGCCGTGGTGGACCTACGAGGAGTTCGCGGCCAGGGTCAACCGGCTGGCCCGCAGGTTGCGCGCGCTCGGCGCCGGCTGCGACCAGGTCGTCGGCGTGTGCCTGGAACGCGGCCCCGACCTGGTGGTCGCCGTCCACGCCGTGCTCGCGGCGGGCGCGGCCTACCTGCCGCTGGAGCCCGACCACCCGCGCGACCGGCTGGCCTTCATGACCGCCGACGCGGGCGCGCGGCTGGTGATCTCGACCGGCGAGGCGTCGGGCGCGCTGCCCGGCGACGTCGCGCACGTGCTGCTCGACCGCGACGCCGACGCCGTCGGGGCCGAGGACGCCGCTCCGCTGGACGTCGGCGTCCCCGCCGACGCCCTCGCGTACGTGATCTACACCTCGGGCTCGACCGGCAGGCCCAAGGGCGTCGGCGTCTCCCATCGCGCGATCGTCAACAGGCTGCGCTGGATGCAGGACGCGTTGGCGCTGACCGAGGCCGACCGCGTGCTGCACAAGACACCCTTCTCCTTCGACGTGTCGGTGTGGGAGCTGTTCTGGCCCTTCATGACAGGGGCGGGCCTGGCCGTCGCCAGATCCGGCGGGCACGCCGACCCCGCCTACCTGGCCGGCCTCATCCAGGCCGAGTCGGTCACCACCGCGCACTTCGTGCCGTCCATGCTGGACGCCTTCCTGGAGGAGCCACGGCTGCCGGACACGCTGCGGCGGGTCGTCTGCTCGGGAGAGGCGCTGAGCGCCGAGCTGGCGGCGCGCTTCCACGAGCGGCTGCCGGACGTCGAGCTGCACAACCTGTACGGCCCGACCGAGGCGGCGGTAGACGTCTCCTGGCACGCCTGCCGGCCGGGCGAGCGCACGATCCCCATCGGGCGGCCGATCGCCAACACCCGCCTGGAGATCCTCGACGACCGGCTGAACCGCGTCCCCGTCGGCGTGCCCGGCACCCTGTGGATCGGCGGCGTCCAGCTCGCCCGCGGGTACGCGGGCAGGGCGGGGCTGACCGCCGAACGGTTCGTCCCGGACCCGCACGGCCCGCCGGGCGCGCGGCTCTACGACACCGGCGACGTGGCCAGGTGGCGGCCCGACGGCGAGATCGAGTATCTCGGCCGGTCCGACTTCCAGGTCAAGATCCGCGGCATGCGGGTGGAGCTGGGCGAGATCGAGGCGGCCATGGCCGCGCTACCCGGCGTGCGCGCGGCGGCCGCCCACGCGGTCGAGGACGGCGCAGGACTGCGCCTGGTCGGCTACGTGGTGCCGGAAGCCGACCCCGCGTCGCCTGAAGCCGCTCCCGCGTCGCGCGAAAAAAGCCCGGAGTTGCCCAAAGCCGCTCCTGGGATGCCCGACGCAGCCTTCGTGGCGCCGGCGGGTGGCGCTGTGCGGGTGGTGGGGGAGGCCGAGGCGGCAGGCTGGCGCGAGGAGCTGGCCGGGCGGCTGCCCGACCACATGATCCCCACCACCTGGGTGCTGCTCGACGCGCTGCCGCTCACCCGCAGCGGCAAGCTCGACCGTCAGGCGCTGCCCCGCCCCCGCCACCAGGCGGCGGACGCGCACGCCGAGCCCGAGGGGCCCGCCGAGCTCGCCGTCGCCGCGGCCTGGCGCGAGGTGCTCGGGCTCGACCAGGTCTCCGCGCACGACAACTTCTTCGCCGTCGGCGGCGACTCCATCCGCAGCCTGAAGGTGGTCGCCCGCCTGCGGGCGGCGGGCTATGCCGTACGGCTGGAGCAGCTGTTCCTGCACCAGACCCTCGGCGAGCTCGCCGCGCGCCTGCGCCCCGCGCAGGCCACGGAGCCGCAGGAGACGCAGGTCGCGGCCTTCGAGCTGCTCAATCCCGAGGACTTGGCCCTGATGCTGGAAGGTGAGGCGGGATGA